In a genomic window of Arthrobacter woluwensis:
- a CDS encoding FMN-binding protein yields the protein MTTSTPSLKILAGTAAGLAVLAGATACAPAKQGTSTADVSPTGGASSAAGSTGAPATPGHYKDGTYSADGHYTSPNGEETVGVTLTLASGKISDVKIATHPTSANTQLFQNRFAGGIKDLVVGKSIDELDVSRVAGSSLTSGGFKDAVEAIKKQAG from the coding sequence ATGACCACCTCCACCCCTTCTCTGAAGATCCTGGCCGGCACCGCCGCCGGGCTGGCCGTGCTGGCCGGCGCCACGGCCTGCGCCCCGGCGAAGCAGGGGACCTCGACCGCCGATGTCTCCCCCACAGGCGGCGCGTCCAGTGCCGCAGGCAGCACCGGAGCCCCTGCCACCCCTGGTCACTACAAGGACGGCACCTACAGCGCGGACGGGCATTACACCTCGCCCAACGGTGAGGAGACCGTGGGGGTCACTCTCACGCTGGCATCCGGCAAGATCAGCGATGTCAAGATCGCCACCCATCCCACCAGCGCGAACACCCAGCTGTTCCAGAACCGCTTCGCCGGCGGCATCAAGGACCTGGTGGTGGGCAAGAGCATCGATGAACTCGACGTGAGCCGGGTGGCCGGATCGAGCCTGACCAGTGGCGGATTCAAGGACGCGGTGGAGGCCATCAAGAAGCAGGCGGGCTGA
- a CDS encoding FAD:protein FMN transferase, which translates to MNSPLEFDAIGTRWWIRAEGITERTEADIRRRIDEFDGVWSRFRSDSKVARWAAEPAPRDGAERTLALPAEAAPLGRLYRELHDLSGGSVTPFIGESLVRLGYDAAYSLTPRGPAVPAPVWGRDVRWEDRTVSASAPVLLDIGAAGKGLLVDLVCGVLEDAGVSDYLVDAGGDLRHSGSVAERIGLESPFDSSRAIGVVAVHQQALAASGTARRAWGRGLHHVLDGLTGEPVRRVVASWVLAPEAMQADGLATALFFVPGHELAARYGVEWLTVHSDGHAEGSEHFLEGLF; encoded by the coding sequence ATGAACAGTCCCCTGGAATTCGACGCGATCGGCACCCGCTGGTGGATCCGGGCCGAGGGAATCACCGAACGGACCGAAGCAGACATCCGGCGGAGGATCGACGAGTTCGACGGCGTGTGGTCGCGTTTCCGCTCCGACTCCAAGGTCGCGCGCTGGGCGGCCGAGCCCGCCCCACGGGACGGCGCCGAGCGGACTCTGGCGCTCCCCGCCGAGGCAGCACCCCTCGGGCGCCTGTACCGGGAGCTCCACGATCTGAGCGGAGGCTCGGTGACCCCCTTCATCGGGGAGTCCCTCGTGCGGCTGGGCTACGACGCGGCCTACTCCCTGACTCCACGCGGCCCAGCCGTCCCCGCGCCCGTCTGGGGCCGGGACGTGCGCTGGGAAGACCGGACCGTGTCGGCAAGCGCGCCGGTCCTGCTGGACATCGGCGCGGCGGGCAAGGGACTTCTGGTGGATCTGGTCTGCGGAGTCCTCGAGGACGCCGGGGTTTCCGACTACCTGGTCGACGCCGGCGGCGACCTCCGGCACTCGGGCTCCGTGGCTGAGCGGATCGGGCTGGAGAGCCCCTTCGACAGCAGCCGGGCGATCGGCGTCGTCGCGGTCCATCAGCAGGCGCTCGCGGCCTCCGGCACCGCGCGCCGCGCATGGGGCCGCGGGCTGCACCACGTCCTGGACGGCCTGACGGGCGAACCCGTGCGGCGAGTGGTGGCAAGCTGGGTTCTGGCACCCGAGGCCATGCAAGCCGACGGGCTCGCCACGGCGCTGTTCTTCGTCCCCGGCCATGAGCTGGCGGCGCGCTACGGCGTGGAGTGGCTGACCGTGCACAGCGATGGGCACGCCGAAGGTTCCGAGCACTTCCTGGAAGGCCTGTTCTGA
- the argS gene encoding arginine--tRNA ligase: MTPEQLSAAITACLKDAVADGSINLPAEALEAEVRVERPKNREHGDWATNAAMQFGKRAGLSPREFAAILAAKLEGVDGVASVDIAGPGFINITLDAGAAGELARTIVEAGATYGNNDALAGHTVNMEFVSANPTGPLHIGHTRWAALGDSIARVLRAAGAEVTAEYYINDAGSQMNVFANSVLSRLRGRDVPEGGYPGQYIVDLGHEVLREHPAIRELTDEAALPIVREAAYQAQLEDIKQTLADFDVHFDVYFSERTLHESGALEASVDRLREQGHVFDQDGAVWLRTTDFTDDKDRVLIRANGEPTYFAADAAYYLTKRDRGFEEKIYLLGADHHGYVNRLKAIAACAGDDPEKNIEVLIGQLVSVNGAKLSKRAGNIIELKDLISWLGKDAVRYSLARFPADSPITLEPEVLKKNSNENPVFYVQYAHARSRGTARNAVAAGVDRSEFDASLLTDPTENELLSQLGSFPSIVAKAAELREPHRIARHLEVIAGAYHRWYDACRVTPQGDEEVTTVNRTRLWLNDATSQVLANGLALLGVSAPERM, translated from the coding sequence GTGACTCCCGAACAGCTTTCCGCAGCAATCACCGCATGCCTGAAGGACGCCGTCGCTGACGGCTCGATCAACCTCCCCGCCGAGGCGCTGGAGGCCGAGGTCCGTGTGGAGCGACCGAAGAATCGGGAGCACGGCGACTGGGCCACCAACGCCGCCATGCAGTTCGGGAAGCGCGCCGGCCTCTCGCCCCGCGAGTTCGCCGCCATTCTGGCCGCGAAGCTCGAAGGTGTGGACGGCGTCGCTTCGGTGGACATCGCCGGTCCCGGCTTCATCAACATCACCCTGGACGCAGGCGCCGCCGGCGAGCTCGCGCGCACCATCGTCGAGGCGGGCGCCACCTATGGCAACAATGACGCGCTCGCGGGCCACACGGTCAACATGGAATTCGTCTCCGCCAACCCGACGGGTCCGCTGCACATCGGCCACACCCGCTGGGCGGCGCTGGGCGATTCCATCGCCCGCGTGCTGCGTGCCGCCGGCGCCGAAGTCACGGCCGAGTACTACATCAACGACGCCGGCAGCCAGATGAACGTGTTCGCCAACTCGGTGCTGTCCCGCCTGCGTGGCCGGGACGTGCCGGAGGGCGGCTACCCCGGCCAGTACATCGTGGACCTGGGCCACGAGGTCCTCCGCGAACACCCCGCCATCCGGGAACTGACCGATGAGGCCGCATTGCCCATCGTCCGCGAGGCCGCCTACCAGGCGCAGCTCGAGGACATCAAGCAGACGCTGGCCGATTTCGACGTGCATTTCGACGTGTACTTCTCGGAGCGGACCCTGCACGAGTCCGGCGCACTTGAAGCCTCGGTGGACCGCCTGCGCGAGCAGGGTCATGTCTTCGATCAGGACGGCGCCGTCTGGCTGCGTACTACGGACTTCACGGATGACAAGGACCGCGTCCTCATCCGCGCCAATGGCGAGCCCACGTACTTCGCCGCGGACGCCGCGTACTACCTCACCAAGAGGGACCGCGGCTTCGAGGAGAAGATCTACCTTCTCGGCGCCGACCACCACGGCTACGTCAACCGCCTCAAGGCCATCGCGGCCTGCGCCGGTGACGATCCGGAGAAGAACATCGAGGTCCTGATCGGGCAGCTCGTGTCGGTGAACGGCGCGAAGCTGTCCAAGCGCGCGGGCAACATCATCGAGCTCAAGGACCTCATCAGCTGGCTCGGCAAGGACGCGGTGCGCTACTCGCTGGCTCGTTTCCCCGCGGACTCGCCGATCACGCTGGAGCCTGAGGTCCTCAAGAAGAACAGCAACGAGAACCCCGTCTTCTACGTGCAGTACGCGCACGCCCGCTCCCGTGGCACGGCGCGCAACGCCGTGGCTGCGGGCGTGGACCGCAGCGAATTCGACGCGTCGCTGCTGACCGATCCCACCGAGAACGAGCTGCTGTCCCAGCTGGGCAGCTTCCCGTCCATCGTGGCGAAGGCCGCCGAGCTCCGGGAGCCGCACCGCATCGCCCGCCACCTCGAGGTCATCGCCGGGGCGTACCACCGCTGGTACGACGCCTGTCGCGTCACCCCGCAGGGCGACGAAGAGGTGACCACGGTCAACCGCACCCGGCTGTGGCTCAACGACGCCACCAGCCAGGTCCTGGCCAACGGCCTCGCGCTCCTCGGCGTCTCCGCCCCGGAGCGGATGTAG
- a CDS encoding diaminopimelate decarboxylase family protein, producing the protein MDVTGPSPLAPEWLQLPSDLNALHAPSWAHDVARSDAGELTVDGVTVSSLKEQFGTPLFVLSEGDFRARARAFRDAFNEAFADLCGGVDVYYAGKAFLSVEVARWVRQEGLRLDTCSGGELAVAERAGFPGELLGLHGNNKSVAEINRALDMNLGRIVVDSIDELERVADIVQRRRAEGAQDKGVQDKGAQEPGRPATAKVMLRLTPGVHAHTHEFIATAHEDQKFGLSMAPGTAEDAELRGIDPALSAAEQAVDAAVALEGIELLGLHCHIGSQIFEADGFAVAARKLLAFHDAMQRKHGIVLPEMDLGGGHGIAYTPVDTPRPVAEIAQALAGVVRETCRELGIVCPRISIEPGRAIVGSTTFTLYEVGTRKTVQVEAPDDAEQTYPRRYVSVDGGMSDNARPVLYDADYSAALASRSSDAPAQLSRVVGKHCESGDIVVKDVYLPSDVRAGDLLAVPGTGAYCWALASNYNYLARPGVVAVSDGTARWIIRGETEEDLLNRDMGAGQL; encoded by the coding sequence GTGGACGTGACCGGGCCCAGTCCGCTGGCCCCGGAATGGCTGCAGCTTCCTTCCGATCTGAACGCCTTGCACGCCCCGAGTTGGGCGCACGACGTCGCACGGTCCGACGCGGGCGAACTCACCGTGGACGGGGTGACCGTCAGCTCTCTGAAGGAGCAGTTCGGCACTCCTCTCTTCGTGCTGAGCGAAGGTGACTTCCGTGCTCGTGCCCGGGCGTTCCGTGATGCGTTCAACGAGGCCTTCGCCGACCTCTGCGGGGGAGTGGACGTCTATTACGCGGGCAAGGCCTTCCTGAGTGTCGAGGTCGCCCGGTGGGTCCGTCAGGAAGGGCTCCGGCTCGACACCTGTTCCGGTGGCGAGCTGGCGGTCGCTGAGCGAGCCGGCTTCCCCGGTGAACTGCTCGGACTGCACGGCAACAACAAGTCGGTCGCCGAGATCAACCGTGCCCTGGACATGAACCTCGGCCGGATCGTCGTGGACAGCATCGACGAGCTGGAGCGCGTGGCGGACATCGTCCAGCGCCGGCGGGCCGAAGGCGCTCAGGACAAGGGCGTTCAGGACAAGGGCGCTCAGGAGCCCGGCCGGCCGGCAACCGCGAAGGTCATGCTGCGGCTGACGCCCGGGGTGCACGCCCACACCCATGAGTTCATCGCCACGGCCCATGAGGACCAGAAGTTCGGTCTCTCCATGGCGCCGGGCACCGCAGAGGATGCTGAACTGCGCGGCATCGACCCGGCCCTGTCCGCGGCGGAGCAGGCCGTGGATGCGGCCGTGGCACTGGAGGGCATCGAACTCCTGGGCCTGCACTGCCACATCGGATCGCAGATCTTCGAGGCGGACGGCTTCGCTGTCGCGGCCAGGAAGCTGCTCGCGTTCCACGACGCGATGCAGCGCAAACACGGGATCGTCCTGCCGGAGATGGATCTCGGAGGAGGCCACGGCATCGCCTACACCCCCGTGGACACCCCGCGCCCGGTGGCCGAGATCGCGCAGGCCCTGGCCGGCGTCGTGAGGGAGACCTGCCGCGAGCTGGGCATCGTGTGCCCGCGCATCTCGATCGAGCCCGGCCGGGCGATCGTCGGCAGCACCACCTTCACGCTGTACGAAGTCGGCACTCGGAAGACCGTCCAGGTCGAGGCGCCGGACGACGCGGAGCAGACGTATCCGCGGCGCTACGTCTCGGTCGACGGCGGCATGAGCGACAACGCCCGCCCGGTGCTCTATGACGCCGACTATTCGGCCGCCCTGGCCAGCCGATCCTCGGATGCTCCCGCCCAGTTGTCCCGAGTGGTGGGCAAACATTGCGAGAGCGGGGACATTGTTGTTAAAGATGTTTACCTGCCCTCGGATGTCAGGGCCGGTGATCTCCTGGCCGTGCCGGGCACCGGTGCCTACTGCTGGGCACTCGCGAGCAACTACAACTACCTGGCACGTCCGGGAGTGGTCGCGGTCTCCGACGGGACCGCCCGGTGGATCATTCGTGGGGAAACCGAGGAAGACCTCTTGAACCGAGACATGGGAGCCGGACAGCTGTGA
- a CDS encoding FAD-dependent oxidoreductase, with protein MSALLSVTQRVTRPLGRLSMTRVVALSLGVLIVYSLVLDALGWTEFGVPELCLHLLLCLAATTLSNGACALLFRMRPYWDSSLVTAGLLYFLFWPATGFREGLGVALAAVLASASKYALAWHGRHLFNPAALGAFIISLTGLNAATWWVGSPLLLWAVVPLGLLVLYRAGQFPVALTFLGASLVTAIAVALGRGMSAAEVPALWFTSQATVFFACFMLSEPLTLPPRRWQRILVGVLVGVLFSLPFSLQLGAVILSNAPEAVLLVGNILAFILRPKSSSLVTFLDHRPVGKDITEFTFRAADDPRLAAGQYVELTIPVPGIGSSRRVFSPVAAGDGDLRIATRMPSQPSPAKKALYDMETGTALRLSRTGGEFLLGPSDRPALLVAGGIGITPFVGMLDGATAGSLPDTVVLYSVRDYDDAAYLGALARSGAKILLRTSAPLPEGAQLPNGVEHVGSERFSAARIAELVPDAAGRHALVSGAPDFVAALRGALRAAGVRRVKSDSFLGY; from the coding sequence ATGTCCGCACTTCTGAGCGTCACGCAGCGTGTGACCCGGCCGCTGGGCCGACTGTCGATGACCCGCGTGGTGGCGCTGTCCCTCGGCGTCCTGATCGTCTACAGCCTCGTTCTGGACGCCCTCGGCTGGACCGAGTTCGGTGTTCCCGAACTGTGCCTCCACCTGTTGCTCTGCCTTGCGGCGACCACGCTGTCCAACGGAGCCTGCGCCCTGTTGTTCCGGATGCGGCCCTACTGGGATTCGTCGCTGGTCACCGCCGGCCTGCTGTACTTCCTCTTCTGGCCGGCGACGGGCTTCCGCGAGGGGCTGGGCGTGGCGCTGGCCGCCGTGCTGGCCTCCGCGTCGAAATACGCTCTCGCCTGGCATGGCCGGCATCTGTTCAACCCTGCCGCGCTCGGGGCCTTCATCATCTCGCTGACAGGTCTGAACGCGGCGACCTGGTGGGTGGGCTCCCCTCTGCTGCTCTGGGCGGTGGTTCCGCTGGGTCTGCTGGTGCTCTACCGGGCCGGCCAGTTCCCGGTGGCCCTCACGTTCCTGGGAGCCTCGCTGGTGACGGCCATCGCCGTGGCCCTGGGCCGCGGAATGTCGGCGGCGGAGGTGCCCGCGCTGTGGTTCACGAGTCAGGCCACGGTGTTCTTCGCCTGCTTCATGCTGAGCGAACCGCTCACCCTTCCGCCGCGACGGTGGCAGCGAATCCTGGTCGGCGTCCTGGTCGGAGTGCTTTTCAGCCTGCCGTTCTCCCTCCAGCTCGGCGCCGTGATCCTCTCGAATGCCCCGGAGGCCGTGCTGCTCGTGGGCAACATCCTCGCGTTCATCCTCCGACCCAAGAGTTCCAGCCTGGTGACGTTCCTCGATCACCGACCGGTCGGCAAGGACATCACCGAATTCACCTTCCGCGCCGCTGACGACCCACGCCTCGCCGCGGGTCAGTATGTGGAACTCACCATTCCGGTTCCCGGCATCGGTTCCTCGCGGCGGGTGTTCAGCCCGGTCGCGGCCGGCGACGGTGACCTCCGGATCGCCACCCGCATGCCGAGCCAGCCATCGCCCGCCAAGAAGGCCCTCTACGACATGGAGACAGGCACGGCGCTCCGCCTGAGCCGCACCGGGGGCGAATTCCTGCTCGGCCCGTCGGACCGCCCGGCACTTCTGGTCGCGGGAGGCATCGGGATCACCCCGTTCGTGGGGATGCTGGATGGCGCCACTGCCGGGTCCCTCCCGGACACCGTGGTCCTGTACTCCGTGCGGGACTACGACGACGCCGCCTACCTCGGCGCGCTGGCCCGCTCCGGCGCGAAAATCCTCCTGCGCACCTCCGCGCCGCTCCCTGAGGGCGCCCAGCTGCCCAACGGTGTCGAGCACGTGGGCAGCGAGCGTTTCAGCGCCGCGCGGATCGCCGAACTGGTGCCCGACGCCGCAGGGCGGCATGCGCTCGTGTCCGGCGCCCCGGACTTCGTCGCCGCCCTCCGCGGCGCCCTACGTGCCGCAGGAGTCCGACGGGTGAAGAGCGATTCCTTCCTGGGGTACTGA